A single genomic interval of Halococcus sediminicola harbors:
- the ilvC gene encoding ketol-acid reductoisomerase, with product MTEHATIHYDDDVESSAIEGKTVAVMGYGSQGHAHAQNLADSGVDVVVGLREESSSRDAAREDGLAVGTPVEAAAQADIVSMLVPDTVQPAVYDDIESELDSGDTLQFAHGFNIHFGQIEPPEDVDVTMIAPKGPGHIVRRDYERGEGTPGLLAVYRDATGEAADEALAYAQGIGCTRAGVVETSFREETETDLFGEQAVLCGGVTSLIKQAYETLVDAGYSPEMAYFECLNEMKLIVDLMYEGGLGGMWDSVSDTAEYGGLTKGDVVVDEHARENMEQVLDDVQSGAFAREWIAENQANRPAYRQLRQAEKNHEIEDVGERLRGLFAWAEETEQSEDESETERVQADD from the coding sequence ATGACAGAACACGCGACGATACACTACGACGACGATGTAGAGAGTAGCGCCATCGAGGGCAAGACCGTGGCCGTGATGGGCTACGGCTCGCAGGGCCACGCCCACGCCCAGAACCTCGCCGACAGCGGGGTCGACGTGGTCGTGGGCCTTCGCGAAGAGTCGAGTTCGCGCGACGCCGCCCGCGAGGACGGACTGGCGGTGGGTACTCCTGTCGAGGCCGCCGCACAAGCGGACATCGTCTCGATGCTCGTGCCCGATACCGTCCAACCCGCAGTGTACGACGACATCGAGAGCGAACTCGACAGTGGCGATACCCTCCAGTTCGCCCACGGGTTCAACATCCACTTCGGGCAGATCGAACCACCCGAGGACGTGGACGTGACGATGATCGCACCGAAGGGACCGGGCCACATCGTCCGCCGGGATTACGAGCGCGGCGAGGGGACTCCCGGACTGCTCGCGGTCTATCGGGACGCCACGGGCGAGGCAGCCGACGAAGCGCTCGCGTACGCACAGGGGATCGGCTGCACCCGTGCGGGCGTCGTCGAGACCAGTTTCCGCGAGGAGACCGAAACCGATCTGTTCGGCGAGCAGGCAGTGCTCTGTGGTGGCGTGACGAGCCTCATCAAACAGGCCTACGAGACGCTCGTCGATGCCGGCTACAGTCCGGAGATGGCCTACTTCGAGTGTCTCAACGAGATGAAACTCATCGTGGACCTGATGTACGAGGGCGGGCTCGGCGGGATGTGGGACTCGGTCTCCGATACGGCCGAATATGGGGGTCTCACCAAGGGCGACGTCGTCGTCGACGAGCACGCCCGTGAGAACATGGAGCAAGTGCTCGACGACGTTCAATCGGGGGCGTTCGCCCGCGAGTGGATCGCCGAAAACCAGGCGAACCGACCCGCCTACCGTCAGTTGCGACAGGCCGAGAAGAACCACGAGATAGAGGACGTGGGCGAGCGCCTGCGCGGGCTGTTCGCGTGGGCCGAGGAGACCGAACAGAGCGAAGACGAAAGCGAAACCGAACGAGTGCAAGCAGATGACTGA
- the ilvN gene encoding acetolactate synthase small subunit, with product MSDGETTAEGLQGPAPEERPQPSGRRTSHGVRIDPETEAAHEPRRTVLSALVQNEPGVLAKISGLVSRRQFNIESLTVGTTTNPETSRVTVVIEEPEPGIRQVEKQLAKVVNVISVRELGGDAVRRELVVLKVHGEEPDKVNAITDMYGGETLDAGPRTITVQITGDEQKIDDAIDAFRQFGIRELARTGQTALARGEEWTTHAEEERYERIHEP from the coding sequence ATGAGCGATGGAGAGACGACGGCCGAGGGCCTGCAGGGACCGGCTCCCGAGGAGCGCCCCCAGCCCTCGGGCCGGCGCACCAGCCACGGCGTCCGCATCGATCCCGAGACGGAGGCTGCACACGAGCCGCGGCGCACGGTGTTGTCGGCGCTCGTGCAGAACGAACCGGGCGTGCTGGCGAAGATCTCGGGACTGGTCTCGCGCCGACAGTTCAACATCGAATCCCTGACTGTGGGGACGACCACGAACCCCGAGACGTCGCGGGTCACAGTCGTCATCGAGGAACCCGAACCGGGCATCCGACAGGTCGAAAAACAGCTCGCCAAAGTCGTGAACGTGATTTCGGTGCGCGAACTCGGCGGCGACGCCGTGCGCCGCGAGCTGGTCGTGCTGAAAGTCCACGGTGAGGAACCCGACAAGGTCAACGCGATCACCGACATGTACGGCGGCGAGACCCTGGATGCCGGACCACGGACGATTACGGTGCAGATCACCGGCGACGAACAGAAGATCGACGACGCCATCGACGCCTTCCGACAGTTCGGCATTCGCGAACTCGCCAGAACCGGGCAGACGGCGCTCGCCCGCGGCGAGGAGTGGACGACACACGCGGAAGAGGAGCGGTACGAACGAATACACGAACCATGA
- the ilvB gene encoding biosynthetic-type acetolactate synthase large subunit, translated as MSEGQPTQRAEEAEAAEPTEVTTGADETAERPVTTGAESVARALERAGVEHLFGVQGGAIMPVYDALYDADLTHVTMAHEQGAAHAADAFGIVAGEPGVCLATSGPGATNLVTGLADASMDSDPMVALTGQVPSDMVGSDAFQETDTTGVTSPITKENYFAGDADTVGDTVGEAFALAREGRQGPTLVDLPKDVTKGATEREPEAGETPETYDPPERADSEAVETAAGVLARAEKPVILAGGGVLKGEACEELREFATEYGIPVVTTMPAVGVFPEDHDLALEMAGMHGTGYANMAITHCDVMFAVGTRFDDRLTGGVETFAPEAEIVHADIDAAEISKNVHADHPLLGDAGTVIEQMGEAMADERAADMAATGERFQDWVEQCQQWKTDYPMDYAMDEEGPLKPQFVVESVDRATADDTIVTTGVGQHQMWAVQYWTYTEPRTWVSSHGLGTMGYGLPSAIGARLAADDDQSVVCFDGDGSFLMTLQELAVAVREDLDITVFVLNNEGIGMVRQWQDSFHGGRRMASEYPWMPDFATLAEAFGARGFRMESHDDVEGTIEAALAHDGPSVVDAHIDPTENVYPMVPSGGANGQFVLEEDQL; from the coding sequence ATGAGTGAGGGACAGCCAACTCAGCGAGCCGAGGAGGCCGAGGCAGCCGAGCCGACGGAGGTGACGACCGGCGCGGACGAGACCGCCGAGCGACCCGTGACGACCGGCGCGGAATCGGTCGCCCGGGCGCTCGAACGCGCGGGCGTCGAGCACCTCTTCGGCGTGCAGGGCGGGGCCATCATGCCCGTCTACGACGCGCTCTACGACGCCGACCTCACCCACGTCACGATGGCCCACGAACAGGGTGCGGCCCACGCAGCCGACGCCTTCGGCATCGTCGCCGGCGAACCGGGCGTCTGCCTGGCGACGTCGGGACCCGGCGCGACGAATCTGGTCACTGGTCTCGCCGACGCTTCGATGGACTCGGACCCGATGGTGGCGCTGACGGGCCAGGTCCCATCGGACATGGTTGGCTCCGATGCCTTCCAAGAGACCGACACCACGGGCGTGACGAGTCCGATAACGAAGGAGAACTACTTCGCGGGCGACGCCGATACCGTCGGCGACACGGTAGGCGAGGCGTTCGCGCTCGCCCGTGAGGGCCGGCAGGGACCCACCCTCGTCGACCTCCCGAAGGACGTGACGAAGGGCGCGACCGAGCGCGAACCCGAAGCGGGGGAGACGCCCGAAACGTACGATCCGCCCGAACGCGCCGATAGCGAAGCGGTCGAGACGGCCGCCGGCGTCCTCGCGCGCGCCGAGAAACCCGTGATTCTGGCGGGCGGCGGTGTGCTCAAAGGCGAGGCCTGCGAGGAACTCAGGGAGTTCGCCACCGAGTACGGGATTCCGGTGGTGACGACGATGCCCGCGGTGGGCGTGTTCCCCGAAGACCACGACCTCGCACTGGAGATGGCCGGGATGCACGGCACGGGCTACGCCAACATGGCGATCACCCACTGCGACGTCATGTTCGCGGTCGGCACCCGGTTCGACGACCGGCTCACAGGAGGGGTCGAGACGTTCGCTCCCGAAGCCGAGATCGTCCACGCCGACATCGACGCCGCGGAGATCTCGAAGAACGTCCACGCCGACCATCCGCTGCTGGGCGACGCCGGCACGGTCATCGAACAGATGGGTGAGGCGATGGCCGATGAGCGCGCGGCGGACATGGCGGCCACCGGCGAGCGCTTCCAGGACTGGGTCGAGCAGTGCCAGCAGTGGAAGACCGACTACCCGATGGACTACGCGATGGACGAAGAGGGGCCGCTCAAACCCCAGTTCGTCGTCGAGAGCGTCGATAGGGCGACGGCCGACGACACCATCGTCACCACGGGCGTCGGCCAGCACCAGATGTGGGCGGTCCAGTACTGGACGTACACCGAACCCCGAACGTGGGTCTCCTCGCACGGGCTGGGTACGATGGGCTACGGACTCCCCTCCGCTATCGGTGCACGCCTCGCTGCCGATGACGACCAGTCGGTGGTCTGTTTTGATGGGGATGGCTCGTTCCTGATGACGCTGCAGGAACTCGCGGTCGCCGTCCGCGAGGACCTCGACATCACGGTGTTCGTGCTGAACAACGAGGGCATCGGGATGGTGCGCCAGTGGCAGGACAGCTTCCACGGGGGCCGGCGGATGGCCTCGGAGTATCCGTGGATGCCCGATTTCGCCACGCTCGCCGAGGCCTTCGGCGCGCGTGGCTTCCGGATGGAGAGCCACGACGACGTCGAAGGGACCATCGAGGCGGCGCTCGCCCACGACGGTCCCTCGGTGGTCGATGCACACATCGACCCGACCGAGAACGTCTATCCGATGGTGCCAAGCGGGGGAGCCAACGGCCAGTTCGTGCTGGAGGAGGACCAGCTATGA
- a CDS encoding LeuA family protein, with protein sequence MEFFQGTLGDTTEVETVRVFDTTLRDGEQSPRTSFSYDDKREIAAVLDEMDTHVIEAGFPVNSDAEFEAVSDIAESTSVTTCGLARVVEKDVEAALDSGVEMVHVFASTSDIQLEDAMHSSRAEMKERSVAAVERAKEAGVSVMFSPMDATRTDETYLMDVIEATSEAGADWINIPDTCGVATPTRFGDLIAEVCAHTDAQVDVHTHDDFGLASANALAGFENGAAQAQVSVNGIGERAGNAAYEEVVMSAESLYGVDTGIDTTRITELSRVVERASEIDTPGNKPIVGKNAFSHESGIHAAGVIENSDTFEPGVMTPEMVGAQRELVLGKHTGTHSVRERLCEAGFQPTDDEVRECTRRVKDFGAEKERVTMSVLERFAREVGIRETERTEVNA encoded by the coding sequence ATCGAGTTCTTCCAGGGCACCCTGGGAGATACGACTGAGGTAGAGACAGTTCGGGTTTTCGACACCACACTGCGCGACGGCGAGCAGTCGCCACGCACCTCGTTCAGCTACGACGACAAGCGCGAGATAGCGGCCGTGCTGGACGAGATGGATACCCACGTGATCGAGGCGGGCTTTCCGGTGAACTCGGATGCCGAATTCGAGGCCGTCAGCGACATCGCCGAGAGCACGAGCGTGACGACCTGCGGGCTGGCGCGTGTCGTCGAGAAGGACGTGGAGGCGGCGCTCGATTCGGGCGTCGAGATGGTCCACGTCTTCGCCTCCACGAGCGACATCCAGCTCGAAGACGCGATGCATTCGAGTCGCGCGGAGATGAAGGAGCGCTCGGTCGCGGCGGTCGAGCGCGCCAAAGAGGCCGGCGTCTCGGTGATGTTCTCGCCGATGGACGCCACCCGAACGGACGAAACGTACCTGATGGACGTCATCGAGGCCACCTCCGAGGCAGGGGCCGACTGGATCAACATCCCCGACACCTGCGGGGTGGCCACACCCACGAGGTTTGGCGACCTCATCGCCGAGGTGTGTGCGCACACCGACGCACAGGTCGACGTCCACACCCACGACGACTTCGGGCTGGCGAGCGCGAACGCGCTGGCTGGCTTCGAGAACGGTGCGGCGCAGGCTCAGGTGAGCGTCAACGGCATCGGCGAGCGCGCCGGCAACGCCGCCTACGAGGAGGTCGTCATGAGCGCCGAGTCGCTCTACGGGGTGGATACGGGCATCGACACGACCCGCATCACGGAACTCTCGCGGGTGGTCGAGCGGGCGAGCGAGATCGACACGCCCGGCAACAAGCCGATCGTGGGGAAGAACGCCTTTTCGCACGAGTCGGGTATCCACGCCGCTGGCGTCATCGAAAATAGCGATACCTTCGAGCCGGGCGTGATGACCCCCGAGATGGTCGGCGCACAGCGCGAACTCGTTCTCGGCAAGCACACCGGCACGCACTCGGTACGCGAGCGGTTGTGTGAAGCGGGATTCCAGCCGACCGACGACGAGGTGCGCGAGTGCACCCGGCGGGTGAAGGACTTCGGTGCGGAGAAAGAGCGCGTCACGATGAGCGTGCTCGAACGGTTCGCCCGCGAGGTCGGCATCCGGGAGACCGAACGGACGGAGGTCAACGCCTGA